Proteins encoded by one window of Superficieibacter sp. HKU1:
- the tyrB gene encoding aromatic amino acid transaminase: MFQKVDAYAGDPILSLMERFKDDPRSDKVNLSIGLYYNEDGIIPQLQAVAEAEARLNAQPHGASLYLPMEGLNSYRHTIAPLLFGADHPVLAQHRVATIQTLGGSGALKVGADFLKRYFPDSGVWVSDPTWDNHVAIFEGAGFSVKTYPWFDDTTKGVRVDALIETLNTLPAQSIVLLHPCCHNPTGSDLTNDQWDAVVEVLKVRELIPFLDIAYQGFGAGMEDDAYAIRAIASAGLPTLVSNSFSKIFSLYGERVGGLSVVCDDAESASRVLGQLKATVRRNYSSPPNFGAQVVATVLGDAGLKARWLAEVEEMRLRILAMRQTLVTVLKEAVPGRNFDYLLQQRGMFSYTGLSAAQVDRLRDEFGIYLIASGRMCVAGLNTGNVQRVAQAFAAVM, from the coding sequence GTGTTTCAGAAAGTTGACGCCTACGCTGGCGACCCGATTCTCTCCCTGATGGAACGCTTCAAAGACGATCCCCGCAGCGATAAAGTCAATCTCAGCATCGGCCTTTATTACAACGAAGATGGCATTATTCCACAGCTACAGGCGGTGGCGGAAGCCGAGGCGCGACTCAATGCGCAGCCGCACGGCGCGTCGCTTTATCTGCCGATGGAAGGTCTGAATAGTTATCGTCACACCATCGCTCCACTGCTGTTCGGTGCCGATCATCCGGTACTGGCGCAGCATCGCGTGGCGACCATTCAGACGCTCGGCGGTTCTGGCGCGCTGAAAGTCGGGGCAGATTTCCTGAAACGCTACTTTCCGGATTCTGGCGTCTGGGTCAGCGATCCGACCTGGGATAATCACGTGGCCATTTTTGAAGGTGCCGGATTCAGCGTAAAAACCTATCCCTGGTTTGACGATACCACCAAAGGCGTTCGCGTTGACGCGCTTATTGAAACGCTGAATACGCTGCCTGCGCAGAGCATTGTTCTGCTGCATCCGTGCTGTCATAACCCCACCGGGTCCGATCTCACCAACGATCAGTGGGATGCGGTAGTGGAGGTGCTGAAGGTCCGCGAACTGATCCCGTTCCTCGATATTGCCTATCAGGGCTTTGGCGCGGGTATGGAAGACGATGCGTATGCGATCCGCGCCATTGCCAGCGCCGGACTGCCCACGCTGGTCAGCAATTCGTTTTCCAAGATTTTCTCGCTGTACGGCGAGCGAGTCGGTGGGTTATCGGTGGTCTGTGACGATGCCGAGTCGGCATCTCGCGTGCTGGGCCAGTTAAAAGCGACCGTGCGCCGCAACTACTCCAGCCCGCCGAATTTCGGTGCGCAGGTGGTTGCGACGGTGCTGGGTGACGCCGGGTTAAAAGCCCGCTGGCTGGCAGAGGTTGAAGAGATGCGCCTGCGAATTCTGGCCATGCGTCAGACGCTGGTCACGGTGCTAAAAGAGGCCGTGCCGGGACGTAATTTTGATTACCTGCTGCAACAGCGCGGCATGTTCAGCTACACCGGACTGAGCGCGGCCCAGGTTGATCGCTTGCGCGACGAATTTGGTATTTACCTGATCGCCAGCGGACGGATGTGCGTCGCCGGACTGAATACAGGCAACGTTCAGCGTGTGGCACAGGCCTTCGCTGCAGTAATGTAA
- a CDS encoding AAA family ATPase, whose translation MKRFATGLIVGKFAPLHCGHERLINAALAQCDTVLLLSYSVPELPGCEPEKRQRWLQQRFPQCRSIVLTPERAKAWHLPALPHNEDSADSHRHYVATVCEQVFQQRPQAVFSGEDYGDGFAAVLSERFNQPVTHVRLQRGAEPDAPSGTLIRADVNRYRAMLADDVYRDFVFRICLLGGESTGKSTLSKALAEALNTPFVAEFGREYWEQKQGELGYHDLLHIARTQVQREEAAPPMPYLVCDTSPLTTLFYTLHQFGHAPPELHRLAERDYALIVLCEADFDFVQDGTRQGEDFRRLQQAWYERELTRRTLPFIRVRGPVSERVAHILAHLATLH comes from the coding sequence ATGAAGCGCTTTGCCACTGGTCTTATTGTCGGCAAGTTTGCGCCGCTGCACTGCGGTCATGAGCGGTTGATTAACGCCGCGCTGGCGCAGTGCGACACGGTACTACTACTCAGTTATTCAGTGCCTGAACTGCCGGGCTGTGAGCCGGAAAAGCGGCAGCGCTGGCTGCAACAGCGGTTTCCTCAGTGTCGGTCAATTGTGCTGACGCCTGAACGGGCGAAGGCGTGGCATCTTCCTGCGCTCCCTCATAACGAGGATAGTGCGGACAGCCATCGACACTATGTTGCCACGGTGTGCGAGCAGGTTTTTCAGCAGCGCCCGCAGGCGGTATTCAGCGGCGAAGATTATGGCGACGGCTTTGCGGCGGTGCTCAGCGAACGTTTTAACCAGCCGGTTACGCACGTCAGGTTACAGCGCGGTGCGGAGCCTGACGCGCCGTCCGGGACGCTGATCCGCGCCGACGTTAATCGTTACCGGGCGATGCTGGCAGATGACGTCTACCGTGATTTTGTTTTCCGCATTTGCCTGCTGGGCGGAGAGTCCACCGGTAAAAGTACGCTCTCAAAAGCGCTGGCAGAGGCGCTGAATACTCCTTTTGTCGCCGAGTTTGGCCGTGAATACTGGGAGCAGAAGCAGGGTGAGTTAGGCTATCACGACCTCCTGCATATCGCCCGTACCCAGGTGCAGCGCGAAGAAGCCGCGCCGCCGATGCCGTATCTGGTCTGTGACACGTCCCCGCTGACGACCTTGTTTTATACGCTTCATCAGTTTGGCCATGCGCCGCCAGAACTTCACCGTCTTGCTGAACGGGATTACGCATTGATTGTTTTGTGCGAGGCCGATTTTGATTTTGTGCAGGACGGCACGCGGCAGGGCGAGGATTTTCGCCGTTTGCAGCAGGCGTGGTATGAGCGGGAACTGACGCGCAGAACGCTGCCGTTCATTCGCGTTCGTGGTCCGGTTTCTGAGCGGGTTGCACACATTCTGGCGCATCTGGCGACGCTGCATTAA
- the pnuC gene encoding nicotinamide riboside transporter PnuC, with protein sequence MSIPEIAACLSYAISVWLAARNSVHTWWTGIIGSMLYGWVFWSVQLYADVTLQVFFIVTSFTGWLHWLKGQHGKVLPIRKTHIGHLFLLFCGAVLVATGYGLLLHTFTNAWSPWLDSLILTFSVLAQFMLMGRRLENWYVWLAVNTLAVPLYAYRGLSLTAGLYLIFWFNAWHGLWKWRKELRKQ encoded by the coding sequence ATGTCCATACCGGAAATCGCCGCCTGCCTCAGCTATGCCATTTCAGTCTGGCTGGCGGCGCGTAATAGCGTTCATACCTGGTGGACCGGCATTATCGGTAGCATGCTTTATGGCTGGGTATTCTGGTCGGTGCAACTCTATGCCGATGTCACGCTACAGGTCTTTTTCATCGTCACCAGTTTTACCGGCTGGCTACACTGGCTTAAAGGCCAGCACGGCAAGGTGCTTCCCATCAGGAAGACACATATCGGCCATCTTTTCCTGCTGTTCTGCGGTGCTGTTCTCGTCGCCACAGGATACGGTCTTTTGCTGCATACCTTCACTAACGCCTGGTCGCCGTGGCTGGATTCCTTAATCCTGACGTTTAGCGTGCTGGCGCAGTTTATGCTGATGGGCCGGCGTCTGGAAAACTGGTACGTCTGGCTTGCCGTGAACACGCTGGCAGTCCCGTTGTATGCATATCGTGGATTGTCCCTGACGGCGGGGCTGTATCTGATTTTCTGGTTTAACGCCTGGCACGGCTTGTGGAAATGGCGCAAAGAGTTGAGAAAGCAATGA
- the alr gene encoding alanine racemase → MQAATVVINRRALRHNLQRLRELAPASKLVAVVKANAYGHGLLETARTLPDADAFGVARLEEALRLREGGITQPILLLEGFFNAADLPTIAAQHLHTAVHNPEQLEALESADLSEPVTVWMKLDTGMHRLGVRPEEAEAFYQRLTQCKNVRQPVNIVSHFARADEPECGATERQLDIFNTFCEGKPGQRSIAASGGILLWPQSHFDWVRPGIILYGVSPLEQKPWGPDFGFQPVMSLTSSLIAVREHNAGEPVGYGGTWVSERDTRLGVVAMGYGDGYPRAAPSGTPVLVNGREVPIVGRVAMDMICVDLGPDAADRAGDPVIMWGEGLPVERIAEITKVSAYELITRLTSRVAMQYID, encoded by the coding sequence ATGCAAGCGGCAACTGTAGTTATTAACCGCCGCGCTCTGCGACACAACCTGCAACGCCTGCGCGAACTGGCTCCCGCCAGCAAGCTTGTTGCGGTGGTGAAAGCGAACGCCTACGGACACGGTCTCCTGGAGACCGCGCGAACGCTCCCCGACGCTGACGCTTTCGGCGTCGCCCGACTTGAAGAAGCTTTACGACTGCGCGAGGGTGGTATTACTCAGCCCATCCTGTTGCTTGAAGGCTTTTTCAATGCCGCCGATCTGCCGACCATCGCCGCACAGCATCTTCACACTGCCGTACATAATCCCGAACAGCTTGAGGCGCTGGAAAGCGCCGATCTGAGCGAACCGGTTACCGTATGGATGAAGCTGGATACTGGTATGCACCGCCTCGGCGTGCGTCCGGAAGAGGCGGAGGCGTTTTATCAGCGTCTGACGCAGTGCAAAAATGTGCGCCAGCCGGTGAATATCGTCAGTCATTTTGCCCGTGCCGATGAGCCTGAGTGTGGGGCCACAGAGCGGCAGCTCGATATCTTTAATACGTTCTGCGAAGGCAAACCAGGACAGCGCTCTATCGCCGCTTCGGGCGGCATTCTGCTGTGGCCGCAGTCGCATTTTGACTGGGTGCGGCCGGGCATTATCCTCTACGGCGTTTCGCCGCTGGAGCAAAAACCCTGGGGCCCGGATTTTGGCTTCCAGCCGGTCATGTCACTCACCTCCAGTCTGATCGCCGTGCGTGAGCATAATGCCGGTGAGCCGGTGGGCTACGGCGGCACCTGGGTAAGCGAGCGCGATACTCGTCTGGGCGTGGTGGCGATGGGATACGGCGACGGGTATCCACGCGCCGCCCCATCCGGCACGCCGGTGCTGGTCAACGGTCGTGAAGTGCCGATTGTCGGGCGCGTGGCGATGGACATGATCTGCGTTGATTTGGGGCCGGACGCCGCCGATCGGGCGGGAGATCCCGTCATTATGTGGGGCGAAGGACTACCCGTTGAGCGAATTGCTGAGATTACGAAAGTAAGTGCTTACGAACTTATTACGCGGCTGACGTCGCGGGTGGCAATGCAGTACATCGATTAA